One window of Nocardia sp. NBC_00508 genomic DNA carries:
- a CDS encoding AraC family transcriptional regulator, with product MSDISVARSASLRAFRPIINELGGDPERYATRAGLPIRALDEDDLPIPELAVAEALRLAATELGCPDIGLRLAQRTGTGMLGALAMALHNSSTLSGALHAASQYLSVHSRSLRITVVPDPYQATGVVALRYGPPTYDHGTWQANDFGLGCMHRIIATLAGRSYGLRSVELPYPAPAPLSVYENFFEAPVRDRRPAALLRIPHAVLTWPVAGTGDRQVRELALAMLARQLPEERTELGPQVAAVVSRLLGSTAPDLERVADALHLHRRTLQRRLEREGTSLTAIVDDVRKRVAHRYLTGTTLSLNQIAGLLSLSSQSAFTRCSHRWWGRTPGAVRAAALGVPGVASG from the coding sequence ATGTCCGATATATCCGTTGCCAGATCCGCGTCACTGCGAGCATTCCGCCCGATCATCAATGAACTGGGAGGTGATCCCGAGCGATACGCCACCCGGGCGGGGCTGCCGATTCGGGCATTGGACGAAGACGACTTGCCGATACCGGAACTGGCGGTAGCCGAAGCGTTGCGGCTGGCGGCGACGGAGCTGGGTTGCCCGGACATCGGACTGCGCCTCGCCCAACGCACCGGTACCGGAATGCTCGGCGCCCTGGCGATGGCGCTGCACAACTCTTCGACACTCTCGGGCGCGCTGCACGCTGCGTCGCAATACCTCTCCGTGCACAGCCGGTCGCTGCGCATCACCGTCGTCCCGGATCCCTATCAGGCCACCGGCGTTGTCGCGCTCCGGTACGGTCCGCCGACCTACGATCACGGGACCTGGCAGGCCAACGACTTCGGCCTGGGCTGCATGCACCGCATCATCGCGACGCTGGCAGGCCGCAGTTACGGACTGCGCAGCGTCGAGCTGCCCTATCCGGCGCCGGCGCCACTGTCGGTGTACGAGAACTTCTTCGAGGCGCCGGTGCGGGATCGTCGGCCCGCGGCCCTGTTGCGCATCCCACACGCCGTGCTGACCTGGCCGGTCGCCGGGACCGGCGACCGGCAGGTGCGCGAACTCGCGCTGGCCATGCTGGCCCGCCAGCTCCCGGAGGAACGCACCGAGCTGGGGCCACAGGTCGCCGCCGTGGTCTCGCGACTGCTCGGCAGCACGGCCCCCGACCTCGAGAGGGTGGCAGACGCACTGCACCTGCACCGGCGCACCTTACAGCGCAGGCTCGAACGGGAGGGCACCAGCCTGACCGCCATCGTCGACGACGTGCGCAAGCGGGTAGCGCACCGCTATCTGACCGGGACCACTCTGTCGCTGAACCAGATCGCCGGATTGCTCAGCCTGTCGAGTCAATCCGCATTCACCCGGTGCAGTCACCGCTGGTGGGGCCGGACCCCCGGTGCCGTCCGTGCGGCCGCCCTCGGCGTACCCGGTGTCGCATCGGGGTAA